A genomic stretch from Sphingobacterium sp. ML3W includes:
- a CDS encoding RNA polymerase sigma-70 factor, producing the protein MGPEEKLFRQYYKSLCHFAWKFVGESSVAEDLVQEAFITFFREKQRMDESENFVRNYLYTAVRFSCLKYIRHEKVKEKYWSQVGFTEEDDHSVELSMIHTEVINEVYRIIQEMPTACQQIFTLGYLDGLSNLEITERLQISINTVKTQKQRGMKMLLEKLHPEFLPIIIFLLK; encoded by the coding sequence ATGGGACCTGAAGAAAAGTTATTTAGACAGTATTATAAAAGCTTATGCCACTTTGCCTGGAAATTTGTAGGAGAATCATCTGTTGCAGAAGATCTGGTACAGGAAGCTTTTATTACATTTTTTAGGGAAAAACAGCGTATGGATGAATCCGAGAATTTTGTTCGCAATTATTTATATACTGCTGTCCGGTTTTCTTGTTTAAAATATATCCGACACGAGAAGGTAAAGGAAAAATATTGGTCGCAAGTTGGTTTTACGGAAGAAGATGATCATTCCGTTGAACTATCTATGATCCATACAGAAGTAATAAATGAAGTTTACCGAATTATTCAAGAGATGCCAACTGCCTGTCAGCAAATTTTCACGCTGGGATATTTAGACGGTTTGTCCAATTTAGAGATTACTGAAAGGCTTCAGATCAGTATTAATACCGTTAAGACACAAAAACAACGTGGTATGAAGATGCTACTTGAAAAGTTACATCCTGAATTTTTGCCTATTATTATTTTTTTGTTAAAATAA
- a CDS encoding FecR domain-containing protein, with amino-acid sequence MKANTNYIAKLIQKLLRGQETVAERDSIEHWRKSDKRNDNLIEEFRDARNIEQDLIFFADLEEGEAWRKVDAGRHSKKINYWPFLRIAAVFVMLFGAVMFYLRDKEISDSGKLASKKVFKKDILPAESGALLLMADGSVVPLESSVKTLDPKIFIAETKVGAGATVTPTTEPSIEYNTLVVPKGHFYKLSLEDGTQVWVNANSQLKFPVKFDKNERRVVLEGEAYFEVSHDTKRPFYVESRGNEVKVLGTHFNINAYNADVRTTLSSGRVQVSHSGEVLFLEPGEYANLAGGRLSKGKADLEHDLSWHNNQFYFKKETIVEIASTLSKWYDIHVKFKQDVALNKVYTGNFKRDVKLSEVLEMLTYVCNLKFELNGKELTIENK; translated from the coding sequence ATGAAAGCTAATACCAATTACATAGCCAAATTAATTCAAAAGTTACTTCGTGGACAGGAAACTGTTGCTGAGCGTGATTCAATTGAGCATTGGCGCAAATCTGATAAAAGAAATGACAATCTGATTGAGGAATTTCGGGATGCAAGAAATATTGAACAAGACCTGATTTTTTTTGCAGATCTCGAGGAGGGAGAAGCTTGGCGAAAAGTAGATGCTGGTAGACATAGCAAAAAGATAAATTATTGGCCTTTTCTACGTATTGCTGCAGTTTTCGTGATGCTATTCGGTGCGGTAATGTTTTACCTGCGTGACAAAGAAATAAGTGATTCGGGTAAATTGGCCTCAAAGAAAGTTTTTAAAAAGGACATCTTACCCGCAGAGTCTGGCGCTTTATTGCTGATGGCTGATGGATCTGTTGTGCCCTTGGAAAGTTCTGTTAAAACCTTAGATCCAAAAATTTTTATAGCGGAGACTAAAGTGGGGGCTGGTGCAACAGTAACACCAACCACAGAGCCCTCAATTGAATACAATACATTAGTCGTACCAAAAGGACATTTCTATAAATTATCTCTGGAAGATGGTACACAAGTTTGGGTCAATGCAAATTCACAGCTCAAATTTCCTGTCAAGTTTGATAAAAATGAACGTCGTGTTGTATTGGAAGGAGAAGCATATTTTGAAGTCTCACATGATACAAAACGACCATTCTATGTTGAGTCTAGGGGTAACGAGGTCAAGGTATTAGGTACACATTTTAATATTAATGCCTATAACGCTGATGTGCGTACAACTCTTTCGTCTGGACGGGTGCAAGTCAGTCATTCTGGAGAGGTATTATTTTTAGAGCCTGGGGAATATGCGAATCTTGCAGGTGGGAGACTGAGTAAAGGAAAGGCAGATCTAGAACATGATTTATCCTGGCATAATAATCAGTTTTATTTTAAGAAAGAGACCATTGTAGAGATTGCGTCCACTCTCTCCAAATGGTATGATATCCATGTTAAATTTAAGCAAGATGTGGCATTAAATAAAGTATATACAGGGAATTTTAAGCGCGATGTTAAGCTTTCGGAAGTGCTAGAAATGTTGACCTATGTATGTAATCTGAAGTTTGAACTTAATGGAAAGGAACTAACAATAGAAAATAAATAA
- a CDS encoding SusC/RagA family TonB-linked outer membrane protein, with protein MKISTCLLFAFVTGVQANGVAQKVTLKMKNARIEEALNAISKQSNLQLFYGENIDSKARVNVNLKDASVADALNAVLKNNNIEYKIIANTISVNGKSEASRSINIVQQGVSGTVKDKEGNALAGATVTVKGTAITTQTASDGSFRINAGVDAILVVRYVGYGAVEIGVKGRNVISIALASDERQIEEVVVTGMGQRLDKRLFTGATSQVSGATAQIGGQIDPSRGLEGRVAGVSVQNVTGTFGTAPKIRVRGATSIYGSSKPLWVVDGVIIEDVADVNADQLSSGDALTLISSAVAGLNAHDIESFQILKDGSATSIYGARAMAGVIVITTKKGTAGRSSLNYTGEYTSRATPRYSEFNIMNSQEQMSVYDDMYNKGYIGFADLPVASNSGVYGDLYKRIQRGEIPNDLFTDRRNVNNFLREAEFRNTDWFSELFQPSLQHNHSVSMSSGTEKSQYYSSLSALVDPGWTKRSKVNRYTGNLNANYNISDKLRLNIITNGSYRRQQAPGTLGQTSDVVFGEVKRDFDINPYAYAMNTSRTLDPKTFYTRNYAPFNILHELENNYMDVDVADLRFQGDLKWKVIPGLELGAFGSVRYQTTTQHHYIKDRSNQAMAYRAGLVEPDNTTIRDNNPFLYKDPDDPYARPISVLPEGGIYNRTDYTMFEQLFRFTAQYNKTFNLNHIVNVFAGSELTASDRNNTWFRGWGIQYDLGESPFTDYRVFKRGQEENSPYFHVNRNKDNDPTTTRYKQAAFFTNLTYSYAGKYTLNGTFRYEGANKLGEATSARWMPTWNIAGAWNAHEEAFFENLKPTFSHLMLKASYSLTGDRGPSNVTNSYAVYRSYTPWRPTAGDAESGLEIADLANNELTYEKKHELNIGTSMGFLDNRINVEFDWFKRNNFDLIGVINTQGLGGQISKFGNVADMKSHGAELSITGHILRDQAFKWTSSFIYSNVKTKVTRLDTRSQVMDLITGTGFALQGGPVRGLYSIPFVRLNDEGLPVFLDADNKETITAINFQERDKISYLKYEGPTDPLHIGSFRNMFNYKNFGLDVFITYSFGNVVRLNPVFSNQYSDLTASTKEFADRWMVPGDENLTNVPIIATTGQNRAYSNNLKYAYSAYNYSSIRTAKGDFIRMKDVSLSYEFPKDLVNRWKLNSLGLRFNATNLFLIYADKKLNGQDPEFVNAGGVAAPIARQYTLTLRLGL; from the coding sequence ATGAAAATTAGTACTTGCCTTCTTTTCGCCTTTGTGACCGGAGTCCAAGCCAATGGCGTTGCGCAGAAAGTTACGTTGAAAATGAAAAATGCACGGATTGAAGAGGCGCTGAACGCGATTTCTAAACAGTCCAATTTGCAGCTGTTTTATGGAGAAAATATTGATTCCAAAGCGAGGGTCAATGTCAATCTGAAAGATGCTTCTGTAGCCGATGCATTAAATGCCGTTCTGAAGAACAATAATATTGAATATAAGATTATTGCCAACACGATTTCTGTCAATGGAAAAAGTGAAGCTAGTAGATCAATTAATATTGTGCAGCAAGGGGTCTCTGGTACAGTCAAGGATAAGGAGGGAAATGCGTTGGCTGGAGCAACAGTAACTGTCAAGGGAACCGCTATTACTACGCAGACCGCTAGTGATGGAAGTTTTAGAATAAACGCTGGGGTAGATGCAATACTGGTGGTCCGTTATGTCGGATATGGAGCTGTAGAAATAGGCGTTAAGGGAAGGAATGTCATTTCCATTGCATTGGCTTCGGATGAGAGACAGATTGAAGAGGTCGTCGTGACCGGTATGGGGCAGCGGCTTGACAAGCGCCTCTTTACAGGGGCTACCTCACAGGTTTCTGGTGCTACTGCACAGATCGGTGGGCAGATTGATCCCAGTCGCGGTTTAGAAGGGCGAGTTGCTGGGGTTTCTGTTCAAAACGTAACTGGAACATTTGGTACGGCTCCCAAGATTCGGGTGCGGGGTGCGACATCTATCTATGGTAGTTCAAAACCGCTGTGGGTAGTTGATGGTGTTATCATTGAAGACGTTGCTGATGTGAATGCGGATCAGCTTTCTTCGGGTGATGCATTGACATTGATCAGTTCAGCTGTTGCAGGTTTGAATGCCCATGATATTGAATCATTTCAGATTTTGAAAGACGGGTCTGCAACATCTATCTACGGAGCTAGAGCCATGGCGGGGGTAATCGTAATTACGACAAAGAAAGGTACTGCGGGGCGTAGTTCATTAAATTATACTGGTGAATATACTTCGCGTGCGACACCGCGATATTCTGAGTTTAATATCATGAACTCTCAGGAACAAATGTCCGTTTACGACGACATGTATAATAAAGGTTATATCGGCTTTGCAGATCTACCAGTTGCGAGTAACAGTGGGGTATATGGTGATTTATATAAGCGAATTCAACGCGGAGAAATTCCAAATGATTTATTTACAGATCGACGTAATGTAAATAATTTTTTACGGGAAGCGGAATTTCGTAATACTGACTGGTTTAGCGAACTATTTCAGCCCAGTCTGCAGCATAACCATTCCGTAAGTATGTCCTCTGGAACCGAGAAATCTCAATATTATTCCTCTTTAAGCGCATTAGTTGATCCAGGATGGACCAAGCGCAGTAAGGTAAACCGCTATACGGGTAATTTGAATGCGAATTATAATATTTCTGATAAACTGAGGTTAAATATCATTACAAATGGATCTTATCGTAGACAACAGGCTCCCGGAACATTGGGACAGACTTCAGATGTTGTATTTGGAGAAGTGAAACGTGACTTTGATATCAATCCCTATGCCTATGCAATGAATACCTCACGGACCTTGGATCCAAAAACATTTTACACCCGGAATTATGCGCCTTTTAATATTCTTCATGAGTTAGAAAATAACTACATGGATGTCGATGTGGCTGATTTGCGTTTTCAGGGTGATCTAAAATGGAAGGTAATCCCGGGATTGGAATTAGGGGCATTTGGTTCTGTACGTTATCAGACAACAACACAGCATCATTATATTAAAGATCGCTCAAATCAAGCAATGGCCTATCGGGCGGGATTAGTTGAGCCAGACAACACCACAATCCGTGACAATAATCCATTTTTGTATAAGGATCCAGATGATCCCTATGCAAGACCGATTTCTGTATTACCAGAAGGCGGAATCTATAATCGAACAGATTATACCATGTTCGAGCAGCTATTCCGTTTTACAGCACAATACAATAAGACTTTCAATCTGAATCATATCGTTAATGTATTTGCTGGTTCTGAACTTACTGCATCCGATAGGAACAATACCTGGTTTAGAGGCTGGGGAATCCAATATGACTTAGGAGAAAGCCCTTTTACCGATTATCGGGTATTTAAACGTGGACAAGAAGAGAACTCGCCCTATTTTCATGTAAATAGAAATAAAGACAATGATCCAACAACTACAAGGTATAAACAAGCTGCTTTCTTTACCAATTTAACCTATTCATATGCTGGTAAGTACACTTTGAACGGTACATTTAGATATGAAGGAGCGAATAAATTGGGAGAGGCAACTTCCGCACGTTGGATGCCAACTTGGAATATTGCCGGTGCCTGGAATGCGCATGAGGAAGCTTTTTTTGAAAACCTAAAGCCTACTTTTTCTCATCTTATGCTAAAAGCATCGTACAGCTTGACGGGCGATAGGGGGCCTTCAAATGTGACAAACTCGTATGCTGTTTACCGTTCCTACACGCCTTGGAGACCCACTGCAGGGGATGCTGAATCGGGTTTGGAGATAGCGGATTTAGCAAATAATGAATTGACCTATGAGAAAAAGCATGAATTGAATATCGGTACATCCATGGGTTTCCTGGACAATAGGATCAATGTAGAATTTGATTGGTTCAAAAGGAATAATTTTGATTTGATTGGTGTAATCAATACACAGGGGCTTGGAGGTCAGATTTCAAAATTTGGTAATGTCGCGGATATGAAATCGCATGGTGCTGAATTGAGCATTACTGGACACATTTTACGTGATCAAGCCTTTAAATGGACCTCCAGCTTTATTTATTCAAATGTGAAAACAAAAGTAACGCGTTTGGATACTAGAAGTCAGGTTATGGATTTGATAACAGGAACAGGCTTTGCTCTCCAAGGAGGTCCTGTGCGTGGATTATATTCTATACCATTTGTTCGTTTAAATGATGAAGGGCTGCCCGTATTTTTGGATGCTGATAATAAAGAAACTATTACCGCTATTAATTTTCAAGAAAGAGATAAGATTAGCTATTTAAAATATGAAGGTCCTACAGATCCGCTTCATATCGGAAGTTTCAGAAATATGTTCAACTATAAAAACTTTGGTTTGGATGTATTTATAACCTATTCATTTGGTAATGTAGTCCGTTTAAATCCTGTCTTTTCAAATCAGTATTCCGACTTAACTGCTTCGACAAAGGAATTTGCCGACCGCTGGATGGTTCCTGGAGACGAAAACTTGACCAATGTGCCAATTATTGCAACGACAGGACAGAATAGAGCATATAGTAACAACTTAAAGTATGCGTATAGTGCATATAACTATTCTTCGATACGAACAGCCAAGGGCGATTTCATTCGTATGAAAGACGTCTCATTGAGCTACGAATTTCCAAAAGATCTCGTCAACAGATGGAAACTAAATTCGTTGGGCTTACGTTTTAATGCAACCAACCTATTCTTGATTTATGCGGATAAAAAATTGAATGGACAGGATCCAGAGTTTGTCAATGCGGGAGGTGTTGCTGCGCCTATTGCGAGACAATACACATTAACCTTGCGTTTGGGACTGTAA
- a CDS encoding RagB/SusD family nutrient uptake outer membrane protein, translating to MKKNSKIYIAIALICGVGLSSCNKFLDEMPDNRSKLDNAAKIDKLLVSAYPQTAYLVSAEISSDNVDDYGSTNPNSERYLEELFHWKDITENKDDGPKNLWEACYTAIASANASLKAIEDMGSPESLNPQRGEALAVRAYNHFILVNLFAQHYSKANASTDLGVTYIDKPEVTLDPKYDRNTVQDVYNHIIRDLDEAIPLIDDSSYGSTPKYHMNSQAANALRARVALYMQDWEKAISYANAAIGANPTTLLRDYETIAAAAVGTRGFPNGAIAYNRSDIKANLMLATAGTSHGLIFGSYAYGSRYAHGAFLANNETSLAGGPYGAIAANGYKLNVSVYAGTNLDKVLFPRVSYMFEIKDPVAETGFRRGAYAPFTIEETMLVRAEALIHLKRYNDAIVDLKRWVDNTLVRPPAVFTVESINQWANNIAYSTPTKPTTKKKLDSNMIAFENGTQENMLQALLYIRRIETLHMGLRWFDIKRYGIEIERRVISSGSTVASVETDKKLIARDKRQALQIPSEVIAAGLTPNPR from the coding sequence ATGAAAAAAAATAGCAAAATATATATCGCAATTGCCCTGATCTGCGGAGTGGGTTTATCTTCCTGCAATAAGTTTTTGGACGAAATGCCTGACAATAGGTCAAAACTTGATAATGCGGCAAAAATTGATAAATTATTGGTATCAGCTTATCCACAAACAGCCTACTTAGTTAGTGCTGAAATATCTTCTGACAATGTAGATGACTATGGATCTACTAACCCAAATAGTGAGCGTTATCTTGAGGAATTATTTCATTGGAAAGATATCACCGAGAATAAAGATGATGGACCTAAAAATCTTTGGGAGGCTTGTTATACGGCAATTGCTAGCGCCAACGCTTCATTAAAAGCCATAGAGGATATGGGCAGCCCAGAGAGTTTGAACCCACAAAGGGGAGAAGCTTTGGCGGTCCGGGCTTATAATCACTTTATATTAGTGAACTTATTTGCCCAGCATTATTCTAAAGCAAATGCGTCTACAGATCTTGGGGTTACCTATATAGATAAGCCAGAGGTTACGCTTGATCCTAAGTATGATCGCAATACCGTACAGGATGTCTATAATCATATTATTCGTGATTTGGATGAGGCCATTCCTTTAATTGATGATTCTTCTTATGGCTCAACACCAAAATATCATATGAATTCTCAAGCTGCTAATGCATTGCGGGCTCGAGTCGCTCTATATATGCAAGATTGGGAGAAGGCGATTAGTTATGCAAATGCGGCGATAGGGGCAAATCCAACAACATTGCTGCGTGATTATGAAACGATTGCCGCAGCTGCGGTTGGTACTAGAGGATTTCCAAATGGGGCTATTGCCTATAATCGTAGTGATATTAAGGCAAACTTAATGCTAGCTACCGCAGGGACATCGCATGGACTGATATTCGGCTCCTATGCTTACGGCTCGAGATATGCTCATGGTGCATTTTTAGCTAATAATGAAACATCGCTTGCAGGTGGACCCTATGGAGCGATAGCGGCAAATGGCTATAAACTGAATGTTTCGGTTTATGCGGGAACAAATTTGGATAAAGTATTATTCCCACGTGTTTCTTACATGTTTGAAATTAAGGATCCGGTAGCTGAAACTGGTTTCCGCCGTGGCGCATACGCACCCTTTACAATAGAGGAGACAATGCTGGTTCGCGCAGAGGCACTTATTCATCTGAAACGATATAATGATGCTATTGTTGATTTGAAAAGATGGGTTGATAATACTTTGGTGCGTCCGCCAGCCGTATTTACAGTCGAAAGCATCAATCAGTGGGCGAACAACATCGCATATTCTACTCCTACAAAACCTACAACGAAGAAAAAATTGGATTCTAATATGATCGCTTTTGAGAATGGTACACAAGAAAACATGCTTCAAGCTTTGCTGTACATTCGTCGAATAGAGACGCTTCATATGGGGTTACGGTGGTTTGATATTAAACGTTATGGTATTGAGATAGAAAGACGTGTAATCAGTTCTGGAAGTACGGTGGCTTCTGTGGAGACAGATAAGAAATTGATCGCTCGCGATAAAAGGCAAGCATTGCAAATTCCTTCGGAAGTTATTGCTGCTGGTTTAACCCCTAATCCTAGATAA
- a CDS encoding putative zinc-binding metallopeptidase, with the protein MKAFKKIGIFMFSSALLFSCSKEKINSESIFVDREIERNELDNYIDKTYTKDYNISILYKFVEKESDLDYNLSPANYESSIRMTKLLYHLGIDPYNKITGSKDFIQKYFPKLLNYIGSPAYRNNGTFVLGTAEGGVKITLYLLNRLNAETGKDVKFLNYYYFHTMHHEFAHILHQTKGYPAAFEQITGAKYVADSWSNIYSDNNLKDVISNGFISPYASKEPNEDFVETYSYYITLSPKEWQDRINNGNEAGKALVQAKLDIVRTYFQNIWNIDIDELRDEIVSRQADLANFDQTSLK; encoded by the coding sequence ATGAAAGCATTTAAAAAGATTGGCATATTCATGTTTTCTTCGGCGCTTTTGTTTTCATGCTCCAAAGAAAAAATAAATTCAGAAAGCATATTCGTTGATCGCGAGATCGAAAGAAATGAATTGGATAACTATATTGATAAAACATATACAAAAGATTATAATATATCTATACTGTATAAATTCGTTGAAAAAGAGTCTGATCTAGATTATAATCTAAGTCCCGCAAATTATGAAAGCTCCATTCGAATGACGAAGCTGTTATATCATTTGGGTATTGATCCATATAACAAAATTACGGGCAGTAAGGATTTTATTCAGAAATATTTCCCCAAATTATTAAACTACATAGGTTCCCCAGCATATCGAAATAATGGAACATTTGTACTTGGGACAGCCGAGGGCGGTGTTAAGATTACATTGTATCTATTGAACAGGTTAAATGCGGAAACAGGTAAGGATGTCAAATTCCTTAACTATTACTACTTCCATACCATGCACCATGAATTTGCGCATATTTTGCATCAAACAAAAGGATATCCAGCAGCTTTTGAGCAAATAACGGGGGCAAAATATGTTGCGGATTCATGGAGTAATATCTACAGCGATAATAATTTAAAAGACGTTATTTCAAATGGATTTATATCTCCTTATGCATCGAAGGAACCTAATGAGGATTTTGTAGAGACCTACTCTTACTACATTACATTGTCCCCAAAAGAATGGCAGGACCGTATTAATAATGGAAATGAAGCGGGAAAAGCATTGGTTCAAGCAAAGCTTGACATTGTGCGAACCTATTTTCAAAATATTTGGAATATAGATATAGATGAGTTGCGTGATGAAATTGTCTCCAGACAAGCGGATTTAGCAAACTTTGATCAAACATCCTTAAAATAA
- a CDS encoding DUF4302 domain-containing protein, producing the protein MKLKYLFFLLLLPAFWISSCKRDDDRIFETNATVRMTEAVQQAYTVLQANKAGWMMKFYPSSNQEFGGYTIFTKFISKEEVSVASDPFSGFKTSTYSVNPESGPVLSFDGYNKNIHWFSEPGKDNGGIGADDSGMRGDFEFIVLKATADSVVLKGKKSGSHLVMLPLKGTEFESMSKAYQEAASKFKEFEIYQLETAGNKIVELGYDPTMRVFSNPSDPSAKDMSFRVVPGGLEFYEPYTIAGKAVDRVDFVAPTSTYPYGYYTDKDKTLKIIPVPTPLNRWFRNNLWSASYKNMGALGQLYWNAGRPMLKERGIVVNNFYIGKNGPDGGIIWVLQGGSVVGGLTHVIQPIADTEDQVYIELEGYGVGNFVLAHWQGGLNYLSAPFDGNTFKITADNALKPSVITLSDMADSRNVIKLTLDDIDDPLNN; encoded by the coding sequence ATGAAATTGAAATATTTATTTTTCTTATTGTTACTCCCTGCTTTTTGGATCAGTTCATGTAAGCGAGATGATGATAGAATATTTGAGACAAATGCAACAGTCCGTATGACTGAGGCGGTACAACAAGCATATACGGTTTTACAGGCAAACAAAGCCGGATGGATGATGAAATTTTACCCGAGTAGTAATCAGGAATTCGGCGGGTATACTATTTTCACTAAATTTATTTCCAAAGAGGAGGTTTCGGTTGCTTCTGACCCTTTTTCCGGTTTTAAAACAAGTACCTACTCTGTCAACCCTGAATCTGGTCCAGTGCTTTCATTTGACGGATATAATAAGAATATTCACTGGTTTTCAGAGCCTGGAAAAGACAATGGCGGGATAGGGGCAGATGATAGTGGTATGCGTGGTGATTTTGAATTTATTGTTCTTAAGGCTACAGCGGATTCTGTTGTGTTGAAGGGAAAGAAAAGCGGGAGTCATTTGGTGATGCTGCCCCTGAAAGGGACTGAGTTTGAGAGCATGTCCAAAGCTTATCAAGAAGCTGCAAGCAAATTTAAAGAATTTGAGATTTACCAATTGGAAACGGCTGGAAATAAAATTGTCGAGTTAGGTTACGACCCAACAATGCGTGTGTTTAGTAATCCGAGCGATCCTTCGGCGAAAGATATGTCGTTTCGAGTAGTTCCAGGTGGTTTGGAGTTTTATGAGCCTTATACCATAGCAGGAAAGGCTGTAGATCGCGTGGATTTTGTTGCGCCAACAAGTACATATCCATATGGTTATTATACTGATAAAGATAAAACTTTAAAGATAATTCCCGTTCCTACACCGCTTAACCGTTGGTTTCGGAATAACCTGTGGTCTGCGTCTTATAAAAATATGGGAGCGCTAGGACAGTTATACTGGAATGCAGGTAGGCCCATGTTAAAGGAAAGAGGGATTGTGGTGAACAATTTTTACATTGGTAAAAATGGACCAGACGGGGGCATAATTTGGGTCTTACAAGGCGGATCTGTAGTAGGCGGACTAACGCATGTAATTCAACCTATAGCAGACACTGAAGATCAGGTATATATCGAACTTGAAGGATATGGTGTCGGTAACTTCGTTCTTGCACATTGGCAGGGAGGGTTAAACTATCTTTCAGCTCCGTTTGATGGTAATACTTTCAAGATCACAGCAGACAATGCGCTAAAACCCTCAGTTATTACCCTAAGCGATATGGCTGATTCGAGAAATGTAATCAAGCTGACGTTGGATGACATTGATGATCCGTTAAACAATTAG